Part of the Synechococcus sp. HK01-R genome is shown below.
CAAAGATCAACTCCACCGGCAGCCGGAAGGGCTGGCCATACACCAGCTCGTAGAGATCTCCCGAAAGCTTGTCGATCACATTGGCGCTGAAGGGAGGCGTGAGCGCCTCCTGCAACATCAACCGCACCAAACGCCTAACCGGCCCGATGTCCACATCACGGGCGATCACCCCGGCGGCCTGCATCTCACTGACCAGAGCCGCCGCATCCCTTGAGGCCGCCGCACGGACCATGGCACCCAGCCGCCGACGTAGGCCATCGGAGAGCAGCCCCATCATCCCGAAGTCGTAATAGATCAGGGCGCCATCACTAGCGACAGCGAGGTTGCCGGGATGGGGATCAGCATGGAAAAAGCCAAAGCGCACCAGTTGCTGCAGATAACTGGCCGCTCCGATTTCAGCCACAGACGAAGGCTCGATCCCTGCGGCAACAAGGGCAGGGCGATCATTGACCTTGATCCCCGGCAAATAATCCAGGCAAAGCACCCGACGGCTGCTCAGCTCCCAGATCACCCCGGGCACCCGGATGCGTGGCTCATCGAGAAACTGCTGCCGGAAGCGGGCGGCATGCTGAGCCTCCAAGCGGAAGTCCAGTTCCCGCAACAACACTCTCCTGCATTCCTGAGCGATCGCGACCCAATCGCGGCCCCGGCCCCAACTGGGATGCCGCTGCAGAACGGCAGCCACCTGCTGCATCACCTCCAGATCAAGGCGAAACAGGCGTTCGAGCCCCGGGCGCTGAATTTTGAGCACCACCTGCCGACCGCTTCGCAGGCTGGCGCGATGCACCTGGGCCAAGGAGGCAGCGCCGAGGGGCTGCTGATCCAGATCGATGATCTCGGCGCAACGGGCTCCGAGCTCGTCCTCCAGCACCGCCTGGGCCCGGTCAAACGAAAAGGCAGGCACCCGGTCCTGAAGATCAGCCAATTCCGACACCCAACCCGCCGGCAGCACATCGGGCCGGGCCGAAAGCAGCTGACCGAGCTTGATGAAGGCCGAGCCAAGGGCGAGCAGTTCAGCCGTCAGCCAGCGGGCACGTTGCTGCTGACGGGCCTGACGCCGTTCGGCGCTGCAACCGCCGGGATAGGTCCAGGCGCAACCATCCCACCAGAGCAGAACGATGAGCGTGAGCACTGCACGCCAGATGCGCAAGGCACGCAGCACACTGCGCAGGGGCATAGGAAGCGCCGGAGCCCCCATCAGGGTGTCTCCTCCATCAAGCGGCTGAGCTCCGCAACCCGCGCACGGAGGCCATCAATCTGCTGCTGGGGATCCACATCCCCAACGGGGCCTGCGGGCTGTGCGGGGTCAGACGGCTCCTGGCCATCGGAATCCAGTCGTTCCGCTTCCGCCCGCACCTCGTCTTGAAAAAGATCCCATTCTCTGCGCAGCCGCTCAGGTGCGTCCTGGGCAATCACGGCCACTTCAGCGGCCGCCTCCGCCAAGCCATGGCCAAGGCGAGCGGCCAAGCGGTGCATGGTGGCTCTGATCAGGGCATCAGGAGAGGGCATGACCTCGACAGAGCTGATGCTGAAACTGTGGCAGATACCCGGCGGAAAGCGCGATCCCCAACCAGCGGCCTAGGGGGTCGGGGGAGCGACCGGCGCCGCCGGGAAGGGAGCGAGAGGAGCGGGCGACGCTGGCTGGGCCTGAACCGGGGCGGGTTCGGCCACAGCTCGCGCTGGCTCAGGCTTGGGCAGCACAGGCGCGGGAACCACCGGAGTGGGCTCGGCCCAGACCGGCTCAGGCAGCGCCTGCTCTGGCAGCGGGCCAAGGGCAGCCTGCTGCTCTGCATTGCGCTTGGCTTCAGCAGCAAGGCGCTCCGCCTCTAGGGCAGCTTTCTCGGCTTCACGCTGGCGGGCCAGCTCCGCCTCTTCGGCTGCCACATCAGCAGTCAATGCCTGATGATCGTCACCGTGGAGTCGCCGCAGATCCTCAAGGGTCTGTCCGGGGAATGGCTGCGCTGCGAACCCCTCACGTTGAGGCTTCTGCAAAGCACCCTGCATCACGATGATGCGTTGGGTGATGCCGTAGCCCAGGGCAAAACAAGCGCCTGCCACGAGCGGACCCACCCAGAAGCGGGGTCGCGTCGGCCGCTCAGGTGCTGCCTGGGACGTGGACTCCTTGGCCAAGGGAAAAGCGTCCAATTCACAGGTCCATCCTGGCAGCCGCGACTGGGATCAAGTGGTGTAATCGGCGTTGATGCGCACGTATTGATCCGAGAGGTCACATCCCCAGGCACGGCCACTGCAGGAGCCATCACCCAGCTCCAATCGGATCAAGACGCTGTCGTCCTGGAGATAGGCCCCTGCAGCCCGCTGCCTCAGATAGCCCGAAGCGGCATCCCGGTCAAAGGGAAGGGGCCGCCCTGCAGCCATCAGCTGATAGGGCCCCAGCCATAGAGCCACCGCTTCGGGGTCAAAGTCCACACCGGAACGACCGGCAGCCGCCACGATCCGTCCCCAGTTGGGGTCGCGCCCATGCACGGCTGTTTTCACAAGCGATGAGCCACAGACCGTGCGGGCGATCAGAAGGGCCTCTGCTTCCGTTGCCGCACCCTGGACCAGCACATCGATCAAGCAGGTCGCACCCTCTCCATCACGGGCGATGGCGCGGGCCAGATGCTGTGCCACCAGGGTCACACCTTCCTCAAGAGCCGCCAGATCGGCGGGAGCCAGCGGCTCGCCAGCAGCAAAGGCAAGGAAAGTGTCATTGGTGCTGGTGTCTCCATCCACCGTGATCGCATTGAAGGAGCGATCCACCGCTCGCTTCACCATCGCCTGCCAGACCTCAGCCGGCACGCCGGCATCACAGGTGAGATAGCCGAGCATGGTGGCCATATCGGGATGGATCATCCCAGAACCCTTGGCCATGCCGCCGATCCGAACGCGACGGCCGCCGAGGTCCGCCTCAAGGGCGATCTGCTTATCGATTAAGTCGGTCGTCAGGATCGCGGTGGCGGCTGCAGCCCCGCCCTCAGAGCTGAGCGCGTCGACCAGGGGATCCAAGCCCGCCAGCAGGGTGTCCATCGGGATCGGCACACCGATCACGCCGGTCGAACAAATCAGCACATCGTCAGCATCCAGGCCCAAACGATCAGCCAGCGCCTGCGTAGCCCTCTGGCTATCAATCAAGCCGCGATCGCCGGTGCAGGCATTCGCCTGCCCTGAATTGGTGAGCACGGCCCTGGCCCGACCCGAGCTCGCAGCCAACCGCTGCGCGCAAAGATCCACACAGGCGGCACGCACCACGGAGGTGGTGAAAGTGCCGGCGCAAACAGCGCCTTCCGGGGCCAGCAACAAGGAGAGATCCGACTTACCGGAGGCCTTCAGTCCTGCGGTGATGCCAGCCGCTTCAAACCCCTGTGGTGCGGTGATGCCCCCCTCCAGGGGAGTCCATGAGATCGATGAGCCGCTGGTAGCCGCAAGCACGTGCGCACGCGAGACACTGGATCCATCCTGACGCCGCGCCATGCCCAGCCAACGCCGGATTGGCCTCACCGGAGGCATCGCCAGCGGCAAGAGCAGTGTTGGTCGCTGGTTGGCCGACAGGGGCATTCCACTACTGGATGCCGACCAAATCGCCCGTGACGCCCTAGTCACCGGAAGCGAGGGTGCCAAACGGGTGCTGGAACACTTCGGAGATCGGGTGCTGGCAAGCGGTTCGACCGTGGTAGACGGGCGCATCGATCGCGCGGCCCTGGCCCGGATCGTGTTCAGCGACCCAGACGAGCGGCGTTGGCTCGAGCGGCTGGTCCACCCCCTCGTCCGCGATCACTTCGATGGGGAGCTGCTGAGGCTCGAGCAGGAGCCAATCGTGGTGCTGATGATTCCGCTGCTGTTTGAAGCAGGCCTGGAGAGCCTCTGCACAGAAATCTGGGTTGTGACCTGCTCAGAACAGCAGCAACAAGAGCGACTGATGGCCCGAGATGCGCTGACGGCCGAGGAAGCCCGGCTCAGGATCGCCGCTCAGCTGCCCCTCGCCAGCAAATGCGCCAAAGCAGACCTGGTGATTGACAACGGTGACCGGCCAGAAGCGTGGACCGTGCTGGTCGAATCACAGCTCTGAGATCCAGTCCTGATCGGGAGAACCTCACGAGAAGCGCACCGCACGCTGACAACAACGGCCACCGAACCTGCGCCCCGCCCATGGCGGGGCTTACCCATCGCCAGGGATTGTCCATCAGAATTCAGGCATGAACCACCTGCTCCACCTGAGCGCCGTCGGCTTGAGCGCCTTCACCATGGCCGCCGCCAGCATTAGCTGCGGCAACGCTGCCCAAGCACAGGCGATCACATTCCGCTGTTATGACCGTGAATCAGGAGCCCTTGTCGCTGTCAGCGCAATCGACCTGAGCTCATCACAAGTGAGCTGCATGCCGGCTGCCGAGTCGGAGGGTTGGCCAAATCCAGATCCAGGCGAAGCTCCAGCACCAGGCAACGCTTCAGTCCCTGACAGCAGCCCGAACGATCCCCTCGCCGCACGACGCAGCATCAACCTGGCTCGCGATACAGCAATCCGGCTCAACGGTGGGCTCAGCGTCTACAGACCCGCCAGTTGCATGTTCGCCGGCGCCGCGGGCAATCCCTGCCTCAGCCGGGAAAATGACGACTTCGTCTTCAACATCCCTGGAGGGCCACCGGGTTGGGAGCAGAGCGGTGAAGCCCCCAGCATTCAGACAATTCTGAAAATCGCCGCCGATGGCCGCTCGGTGCTGAACGAGCTATACAACGGCCCTCCGCAAACCAACTGAGACGGAGCATTAGCCCCCCTTCAGTTTCTGAGTGAGGATCTGATTCGCCAGCTTCGGATCAGCCTTACCGCCGGTCTTCTTCATCAGCTGGCCCACAAAGAAACCCTGCAGCTTGTTCTTACCGCCGCGGAAAGCTTCCACCTCCTCAGGGTGAGCAGCCAGGAGCTCTTCGACGATGGCGGTGATCGCGGCCGGGTCGCTGATCATGCCCAGGCCTCGCTCATCGACGATCTTGGCCGGTGAGCCACCCTGCTCGAGCAACTCAGGAAGGATTTCCTTGGCGATCTTGCCGCTGATCTTGCCGCCATCGATCAGTTGCACCATTTCCGCGAGCTGCTCCGCGCGGAAGGGCAAGTCCCCGTAGCTGAGACGGTTGCTGTTCACATAGGCGGCGATATCGCCCGTGATCCAGTTGGCAGCAAGCTTGGCGTCAGCACCTGCAGCCACCACAGCCTCGAAATAATCCGCCATCGGACGTTCGTCGGTGAGCACCCGGGCGTCGTATTGCGACAGACCAAGGGTCTCCGCATAGCGATGGCGCTTAGCCGCGGGCAGCTCCGGCAGTTCGGCGCGCCAGGCTTCGCGCTGATCCACGCTCACCTCGATCGGCCCAAGGTCAGGATCGGGGAAGTAGCGGTAATCACTGGCTCCCTCCTTACCGCGCATGCTCTTCGTGAGCTGCTTGCCCTCATCCCAGAGTCGGGTCTCCTGCACCACGGGTTCGCCGGTTTCATAGGCCTTGATCTGGCGCTGAATTTCGTAGTCACAGGCCTTCTGAATCGCCGAGAAGGAGTTCATGTTCTTGATCTCCACCTTGGTGCCAAAGGGGGCATCAGGCCCCTGGCGCACGGAGATATTGACGTCACAACGCAGGGAACCCTCCTGCATGTTTCCATCGCTCACGCCTAAGTAGCGCATGATCCGGCGGATCTCAGAGGCGTATTCAGCAGCCTCGCGACCGGTGCGCAGATCGGGCTTGCTGACGATCTCAGCGAGCGCAACCCCAGCGCGGTTGTAATCCACAAGGGAATGGGTGGAACCCGCCAGTCGATCGCTGCCGGCATGCACCAGCTTGCCCGCGTCCTCCTCCATGTGCAGACGCTCGATACCGATGCGTTTGAGGTAAGTGTCTTTGCCTTTTTCTGCCACTTCCACCTCGATCCAGCCGTCCTCAGCGATCGGTTCGTCGTACTGAGAGATCTGGTAGTTCTTCGGCAGATCGGGATAGAAATACTGTTTGCGGTCGAACTTGCAGTGCTCCGCGATGTTGAGGTTGAGGGCCATCGCCGCCTTCACCGCATACTCGAGCACCTTCTGATTCAGCACAGGCAAGGTGCCGGGCAAACCGCACACCACCGGGTCGATGTGGGTGTTGGGGTCATCACCGAAGGCCGTGGAGGCGCTGGTGAAGATCTTGCTCTCGGTGCCCAGCTGCACATGGGTCTCCAGACCGATCACGGCTTCCCAGTTGCCCGTGCCCGCGCCGTTCGCTGCCATCCGCCCAGATCCCTGCTAGCCGGCCAATCCTATGGAACGACGTCGTTAAGGTCGGGTGTCTGAACCACAAGGGGGCAATGGCCGACGATCCCGTCGTGATCCTGGGAGGGGGACTGATGGGGCTGGCGGTGGCCCATCAGCTGGCCCGCCGCGGCCGTCAGGTGACCGTGCTGAGCCGCCGCCGCAGCGAAGCGGCTGGATTCGTGGCCGCCGGCATGCTGGCCCCCCATGCCGAGGGCCTGAGCGGCACCCAGCTGCGTTTCGGGCAGATCAGCCTGGAGCGGGCCCCAGGGTGGGTCGCCCAGATCGAGGCCGACAGCGGCCTGCCCTGCGGCCTGCGCTCCAGCGGGATCGTGGTGCCGTTCCAAGGTGCAACGGAACGGGACCGATACCCCACCGCAGCCTGGGGGCAGCCCCTGAACCGCGCCCAGCTCGAGCGGGAGCTACCGGGCCTGGCCCCGCAATGGAGCACAGGACTGCTCTTTGCTCAGGACGGCCAGATCGACAATCGCCGCCTGCTGATGCGGGCCCTCGAAAGCGCTTGCGCCGACCGCGGCGTGCGCTTCCAGGAGGGCTTAGAGGTCCTGGCCCTCGAACAGGACGGCAAACACCTGCAAGGAGCACGAGTCCGTAACGCAGAAGGAACGGAATACACACTGGATTGTTCAACGGCCGTGCTCTGCAGTGGCGCATGGAGCGCCCGACTGCTCTCCGCCCTCCCGGTGTTTCCCGTGAAAGGGCAAAT
Proteins encoded:
- the argJ gene encoding bifunctional glutamate N-acetyltransferase/amino-acid acetyltransferase ArgJ, producing MARRQDGSSVSRAHVLAATSGSSISWTPLEGGITAPQGFEAAGITAGLKASGKSDLSLLLAPEGAVCAGTFTTSVVRAACVDLCAQRLAASSGRARAVLTNSGQANACTGDRGLIDSQRATQALADRLGLDADDVLICSTGVIGVPIPMDTLLAGLDPLVDALSSEGGAAAATAILTTDLIDKQIALEADLGGRRVRIGGMAKGSGMIHPDMATMLGYLTCDAGVPAEVWQAMVKRAVDRSFNAITVDGDTSTNDTFLAFAAGEPLAPADLAALEEGVTLVAQHLARAIARDGEGATCLIDVLVQGAATEAEALLIARTVCGSSLVKTAVHGRDPNWGRIVAAAGRSGVDFDPEAVALWLGPYQLMAAGRPLPFDRDAASGYLRQRAAGAYLQDDSVLIRLELGDGSCSGRAWGCDLSDQYVRINADYTT
- the gatB gene encoding Asp-tRNA(Asn)/Glu-tRNA(Gln) amidotransferase subunit GatB, with the protein product MAANGAGTGNWEAVIGLETHVQLGTESKIFTSASTAFGDDPNTHIDPVVCGLPGTLPVLNQKVLEYAVKAAMALNLNIAEHCKFDRKQYFYPDLPKNYQISQYDEPIAEDGWIEVEVAEKGKDTYLKRIGIERLHMEEDAGKLVHAGSDRLAGSTHSLVDYNRAGVALAEIVSKPDLRTGREAAEYASEIRRIMRYLGVSDGNMQEGSLRCDVNISVRQGPDAPFGTKVEIKNMNSFSAIQKACDYEIQRQIKAYETGEPVVQETRLWDEGKQLTKSMRGKEGASDYRYFPDPDLGPIEVSVDQREAWRAELPELPAAKRHRYAETLGLSQYDARVLTDERPMADYFEAVVAAGADAKLAANWITGDIAAYVNSNRLSYGDLPFRAEQLAEMVQLIDGGKISGKIAKEILPELLEQGGSPAKIVDERGLGMISDPAAITAIVEELLAAHPEEVEAFRGGKNKLQGFFVGQLMKKTGGKADPKLANQILTQKLKGG
- the thiO gene encoding glycine oxidase ThiO, yielding MADDPVVILGGGLMGLAVAHQLARRGRQVTVLSRRRSEAAGFVAAGMLAPHAEGLSGTQLRFGQISLERAPGWVAQIEADSGLPCGLRSSGIVVPFQGATERDRYPTAAWGQPLNRAQLERELPGLAPQWSTGLLFAQDGQIDNRRLLMRALESACADRGVRFQEGLEVLALEQDGKHLQGARVRNAEGTEYTLDCSTAVLCSGAWSARLLSALPVFPVKGQMLSLQAPRGALKRVIFGPGTYLVPREDGLVVVGATSEPEAGFDEGLTPQGQRTLQDGIASLLPQAMDWPPMERWWGFRPCTPDEGPLLGASPITGLWLACGHHRNGVLMAGLTAELVADAVQQESPSQLNGELLGDFRWDRFEVGALSKNPD
- a CDS encoding AarF/ABC1/UbiB kinase family protein, producing the protein MGAPALPMPLRSVLRALRIWRAVLTLIVLLWWDGCAWTYPGGCSAERRQARQQQRARWLTAELLALGSAFIKLGQLLSARPDVLPAGWVSELADLQDRVPAFSFDRAQAVLEDELGARCAEIIDLDQQPLGAASLAQVHRASLRSGRQVVLKIQRPGLERLFRLDLEVMQQVAAVLQRHPSWGRGRDWVAIAQECRRVLLRELDFRLEAQHAARFRQQFLDEPRIRVPGVIWELSSRRVLCLDYLPGIKVNDRPALVAAGIEPSSVAEIGAASYLQQLVRFGFFHADPHPGNLAVASDGALIYYDFGMMGLLSDGLRRRLGAMVRAAASRDAAALVSEMQAAGVIARDVDIGPVRRLVRLMLQEALTPPFSANVIDKLSGDLYELVYGQPFRLPVELIFVMRALSTFEGVGRSLDPAFSLVAIAKPYLLPLMASSGSGPNDLFNELGRQVGALSSRAAGIPRRLDESLERLEQGDLQLQIRMGESDRQFRRMVTAQHAVGQSVLLGSLALAAALLGAGPRPLWALLPVAAGIPVGMGWLKLQLKLRRDGRIEQLGQNGP
- the coaE gene encoding dephospho-CoA kinase (Dephospho-CoA kinase (CoaE) performs the final step in coenzyme A biosynthesis.); the encoded protein is MPSQRRIGLTGGIASGKSSVGRWLADRGIPLLDADQIARDALVTGSEGAKRVLEHFGDRVLASGSTVVDGRIDRAALARIVFSDPDERRWLERLVHPLVRDHFDGELLRLEQEPIVVLMIPLLFEAGLESLCTEIWVVTCSEQQQQERLMARDALTAEEARLRIAAQLPLASKCAKADLVIDNGDRPEAWTVLVESQL